A window from Montipora capricornis isolate CH-2021 chromosome 7, ASM3666992v2, whole genome shotgun sequence encodes these proteins:
- the LOC138056059 gene encoding uncharacterized protein, with the protein MRDAIPVPKRVVASLWRLATGECYRSCGLMVGLAKPTVVKSCHEFVQEICRHQDEFIKFPSTAAEIAKKIKGFDNKSKLPNVAGAIDGSHVPIKAPKINHEDYFNRKHFYSFLVQGIVDASGLYLSVATGFPGSLHDARMLRLTDVYWAAEDENILMEPTFDLGRTVVRPLIVRDTAYPNKTWLIRPFKDNGGLTRAQRNFNREVSKARIVSEHAFGMTKGRWRVLLKRLDEDSDRIPDTIIACCVLHNICVLRGDELDIDDSDDDDIDDDDDDDDDDYDGGPPSQAAAAVLQALVQYVANQ; encoded by the coding sequence ATGCGAGATGCCATTCCAGTTCCAAAGCGTGTCGTTGCAAGCCTCTGGCGGCTAGCTACTGGAGAGTGCTACCGCTCGTGTGGACTGATGGTTGGGTTGGCAAAACCGACTGTCGTAAAGTCTTGCCATGAATTTGTTCAAGAAATCTGCCGACATCAAGATGAGTTTATCAAGTTTCCTTCTACTGCAGCAGAGATAGCTAAGAAAATTAAAGGCTTCGACAATAAAAGTAAATTACCTAATGTAGCTGGAGCAATAGATGGAAGCCATGTACCTATCAAGGCCCCAAAAATTAACCACGAAGACTACTTTAACCGGAAACATTTCTACAGTTTTTTAGTACAGGGAATAGTTGATGCCTCTGGCCTCTATTTATCCGTGGCCACTGGGTTTCCTGGAAGTCTACATGATGCTCGGATGCTACGTTTAACTGACGTTTATTGGGCTGCTGAAGATGAGAATATCCTAATGGAACCCACATTTGACTTAGGCAGAACTGTAGTGCGCCCACTTATCGTGAGAGACACTGCTTATCCAAACAAAACCTGGCTCATCCGACCATTTAAGGATAATGGTGGCCTTACGCGCGCCCAGAGGAATTTCAACCGAGAGGTATCTAAGGCGAGAATAGTATCCGAACACGCATTTGGTATGACCAAAGGAAGGTGGAGGGTTTTACTTAAGCGCCTAGACGAAGACAGTGACAGAATACCTGACACTATCATTGCCTGCTGCGTGCTACATAACATTTGTGTTTTACGAGGAGATGAACTCGACATAgatgatagtgatgatgatgatatcgatgatgatgatgatgatgatgatgatgattacgaCGGCGGTCCCCCCTCCCAGGCTGCAGCTGCGGTTCTACAAGCCCTTGTTCAATACGTTGCAAATCAATAG